A single genomic interval of Mucilaginibacter robiniae harbors:
- a CDS encoding PBSX family phage terminase large subunit → MQTSILFKHNYAATAQVVVNQGGTSSGKTYAILQVLFALACEQEKQIITIVGQDIPNLKAGALRDAQTIFSQSVTLQRMVKLFNKTDRIYEFANGSLMEFKSYGNAQDAKSGKRDYLFVNEANGIDYDIYTELALRTRKRIFLDYNPNAAFWVHDKLLGRPEVQLIISDHRHNPFLSEQMRTKIESLQQIDTEQWKVYARGLTGKITGLVLTNWLVCDPIPNTAKRLACGLDFGFTNDQTGVIEVFMQNGELWVNEILYETNLTNPDISVKLKIAGISQHTEIIADSAEPKSIEELRRLGWNIVGARKGPDSVKNSIDILKRYPINVTRSSINLRRELERYQWKTDTSGRPTNEPADSWNHLIDPLRYIALNKLKVAGSAKTQSKLPLVVTKPQMSEVSDFL, encoded by the coding sequence CCATTTTATTTAAACATAACTATGCAGCCACAGCTCAGGTTGTGGTTAATCAAGGCGGTACCAGTTCAGGTAAAACTTATGCCATTTTGCAGGTACTTTTTGCATTAGCCTGTGAGCAGGAAAAGCAAATTATCACCATAGTCGGTCAAGACATACCTAATCTGAAAGCTGGCGCTCTGCGCGATGCTCAAACTATTTTTAGTCAATCGGTAACGTTGCAGCGGATGGTTAAACTATTTAACAAAACCGACCGGATTTATGAGTTTGCAAACGGTTCTTTAATGGAGTTTAAAAGCTATGGCAATGCTCAAGACGCCAAATCGGGCAAACGCGATTATTTGTTTGTAAACGAAGCTAACGGTATAGATTATGATATTTACACCGAACTGGCCTTGCGTACCCGCAAGCGTATTTTTTTAGATTACAACCCTAATGCCGCTTTTTGGGTGCACGACAAATTATTGGGCCGCCCTGAAGTGCAACTCATTATCTCCGACCATCGGCATAACCCTTTTTTGAGTGAGCAGATGCGCACCAAAATTGAGAGTTTACAACAAATTGATACCGAGCAGTGGAAGGTATATGCCCGTGGTTTAACAGGAAAGATTACCGGCTTGGTACTCACCAACTGGTTAGTTTGTGACCCTATACCTAACACAGCTAAACGCCTGGCTTGCGGATTAGATTTTGGCTTTACTAACGACCAGACCGGCGTTATTGAAGTGTTCATGCAAAATGGCGAACTCTGGGTAAACGAAATTCTTTATGAAACCAATCTGACCAATCCGGATATCTCAGTAAAGTTAAAGATAGCAGGTATTAGCCAACATACCGAAATTATTGCTGATAGTGCCGAACCCAAATCAATTGAAGAATTACGCCGCTTAGGGTGGAACATTGTTGGTGCCCGCAAAGGGCCCGATAGTGTAAAAAACTCAATTGATATTTTAAAACGTTACCCTATTAATGTAACCCGCAGCAGCATTAACCTGCGCCGTGAACTAGAAAGATACCAATGGAAAACTGATACTTCCGGTCGCCCCACTAATGAACCGGCTGATAGTTGGAACCACCTGATTGACCCATTACGCTATATAGCTTTGAACAAATTAAAAGTAGCAGGTTCGGCTAAAACCCAATCCAAGCTTCCACTGGTAGTTACTAAACCTCAAATGAGCGAAGTTTCAGACTTCTTATAA
- a CDS encoding coiled-coil domain-containing protein, with protein sequence MNKNLQNQAVNEVNINTDKLKNDVIALNAELEKLLQRQNELTTSGEKNTKAYQDVATQVRIAKDAIKENTAQIDSNIKALNLSKGSLEQNKALLQSLQNQYTALSQAEGDHSKELTQLNTLLQTVSQSVERQEKKVANSREVFDLHKGSVDALKGSFERLAPVSGDFGSTLQDATTGFNMMKQGLTAVKTGFTSVGGAIKTTGFGLLLLVLESLVEYFTKNKEGITKLKGAISAVGKVVDMIRNTLAGFGESIFNAFLHPVDSLKALSNAIKENVINRLNSVKVILDGIVHLDFKKIGDGVLQAFTGVTHVSDKMSKAFISAKQGIINLKNEAINAYNAGRDNAKNQQNDEKKTQQQQTQIHQTRIKQVNETTNILAQANEERIASQTRMSQTVLEGYAKEIADTNAHFKELKKKYQASATTVEQLEREHAATLAAINEKFQNEDLKKLDDYQKELNKASMDARALALQQLQEDYSKQAKDLEKIQQDNTNFVASYGEEIAALQKQKQTAETQNLINDLKNKQDKAQETVDKAKTVIEQLKAQYDKSKSDTNNTFDKKPLEEAVQKDKDSGNWQQEYQDRAALLKMEYDQAVAAAKEKGESTAKVEEEYSQKKLKLDQDAKVKQGKLDKDRMAAEAANQKQYLQTLDKLSGAVGNIFGKNTVAAKAAFKAHQAAAAAQVIIDTKQAIMGIWSSDARLPIIGVPKAIAETAIVAAAGASNLASILKQKPGFAQGGQYLSDGRGALLSGYSRHDNTNAYLRSGEAVVVSEAMRNPWARNLVSAINVAYGGRDFSIPNPSRGYAIGGIFTDGGNANRYYSQPVNDQKDLANTLAYQMLNNFPPIYVDVKDINNQQNILAQTVNRVNL encoded by the coding sequence ATGAATAAGAATTTACAAAATCAGGCTGTTAATGAGGTAAATATTAATACCGACAAGCTTAAAAATGATGTAATTGCTTTGAATGCAGAACTGGAGAAGTTACTGCAAAGACAGAACGAGCTTACTACAAGTGGTGAAAAGAACACCAAGGCCTATCAGGATGTGGCCACTCAGGTGCGTATCGCTAAAGATGCAATTAAAGAAAATACGGCACAGATTGACAGCAACATCAAAGCGCTGAACTTATCTAAAGGCTCGTTAGAGCAGAACAAAGCATTACTGCAATCTCTACAAAACCAGTACACCGCCTTATCGCAGGCCGAAGGCGATCACAGTAAAGAACTAACCCAGCTAAACACACTGCTCCAAACAGTATCGCAATCGGTTGAACGGCAGGAAAAGAAAGTGGCCAATAGCCGGGAAGTATTTGATTTGCATAAGGGGAGTGTTGATGCCTTAAAAGGTTCGTTTGAAAGGCTGGCACCTGTTTCAGGCGACTTCGGTTCCACCCTGCAAGATGCAACAACAGGCTTTAACATGATGAAGCAAGGATTAACCGCTGTTAAAACCGGCTTTACCAGTGTGGGCGGTGCTATTAAAACTACTGGCTTTGGTCTGCTATTACTCGTGCTGGAATCATTGGTTGAGTATTTTACAAAAAATAAGGAGGGTATCACTAAACTTAAAGGCGCCATCTCTGCAGTTGGCAAAGTAGTAGATATGATTCGAAATACTCTTGCCGGTTTTGGAGAGAGTATATTTAATGCTTTTCTGCACCCGGTAGATAGTTTAAAAGCATTATCGAATGCAATTAAGGAGAATGTTATTAACCGCCTTAATTCAGTAAAGGTAATACTGGATGGTATTGTTCATCTAGATTTTAAAAAAATCGGTGATGGGGTTTTACAAGCTTTTACAGGTGTTACCCATGTCAGTGATAAGATGAGCAAAGCATTCATTTCTGCAAAACAAGGTATAATAAATTTAAAAAATGAAGCAATTAATGCTTATAATGCAGGACGGGATAACGCTAAAAATCAACAAAACGATGAAAAGAAAACACAGCAGCAACAAACTCAAATTCACCAAACACGCATAAAACAAGTTAATGAAACAACGAATATACTGGCACAAGCCAATGAAGAACGTATAGCCTCGCAAACCCGCATGAGCCAAACCGTACTGGAAGGCTATGCTAAGGAAATTGCAGATACAAATGCTCATTTTAAAGAACTAAAAAAGAAATACCAGGCATCAGCTACTACGGTTGAACAACTAGAACGCGAACATGCAGCTACGCTGGCAGCCATTAATGAGAAATTTCAAAATGAGGACCTTAAAAAGCTCGATGATTATCAGAAAGAGTTGAATAAAGCCAGTATGGATGCGCGTGCCTTAGCCTTGCAACAACTGCAAGAGGATTATAGCAAGCAAGCAAAAGATCTGGAAAAAATTCAACAAGATAATACAAACTTTGTAGCCAGCTATGGTGAGGAGATTGCCGCATTGCAAAAGCAAAAACAAACAGCTGAAACACAAAATTTAATTAATGATTTAAAGAATAAGCAAGATAAAGCGCAGGAAACAGTTGATAAAGCCAAAACGGTTATTGAACAACTCAAAGCACAATATGATAAAAGCAAGAGTGACACTAACAATACTTTCGATAAAAAACCGCTGGAAGAAGCCGTACAAAAGGACAAAGACTCCGGTAACTGGCAGCAAGAATATCAGGACAGAGCTGCACTGCTTAAAATGGAATACGATCAGGCTGTAGCAGCTGCCAAAGAAAAAGGCGAGAGTACCGCTAAAGTTGAAGAAGAATACAGTCAAAAGAAGTTAAAGCTTGATCAGGACGCCAAAGTAAAACAAGGCAAGCTTGATAAAGACCGCATGGCAGCCGAAGCAGCTAATCAGAAGCAATACCTGCAAACGTTAGATAAACTATCCGGTGCAGTAGGTAATATTTTCGGCAAAAACACGGTGGCGGCCAAAGCTGCCTTTAAAGCCCACCAAGCCGCCGCGGCTGCGCAGGTTATTATTGATACCAAACAAGCTATTATGGGCATTTGGAGTTCTGATGCCAGACTTCCTATTATAGGCGTACCTAAAGCTATTGCCGAAACAGCCATTGTAGCTGCAGCCGGCGCCAGCAACCTGGCTTCTATCCTGAAACAAAAACCAGGCTTTGCCCAGGGCGGCCAGTACCTGTCTGACGGGCGTGGCGCTTTACTGTCTGGTTACAGCCGGCATGATAATACCAATGCTTACTTGCGTTCGGGCGAAGCTGTTGTGGTTTCAGAAGCCATGCGCAACCCCTGGGCCCGTAATTTGGTTAGCGCCATTAACGTAGCTTATGGTGGCCGCGATTTTTCCATCCCTAATCCAAGCCGGGGGTATGCCATAGGTGGTATTTTTACCGATGGCGGCAATGCTAACCGCTATTACAGTCAACCCGTAAATGACCAGAAAGATCTGGCTAATACCCTGGCTTACCAGATGCTCAACAACTTCCCTCCTATTTATGTAGATGTAAAAGACATCAACAACCAACAAAATATCCTGGCGCAAACAGTTAATAGAGTGAATCTGTAG
- a CDS encoding head maturation protease, ClpP-related, translated as MPYPIYLYDTDQDAIGSGSLSSASIRQQLEAAGGQDVELHISSAGGSAFDAIAIYDLLKKYTGHVTTYIDALAASAASIVAMGGHTIVMSKYALLMIHKPLVDSGGNADELLKDIQMLNTVQSRLAQIYIDKTGLDEVTIHSLINAVTWMTADQALALGFIDQIEDYQATVTNSAQLKKCTSTAPAVYQRCINKILISPHNSPQQAMNMHNTDLIQKTTTVLDKMMNFFKKVMNKQTMTDKGPIHHTGDLDAGTEVYQDEDMTEPAVDDVYTTADGQQLTTQAGKVQTVAPAKLAAEDDDEDMPESKLKGKVKSHEVKNSIAALRAKIHAQNALLNEARTALETANAHLKQTRHEIKNEIKSTFTPEGSKRSNKAKAEAQPFFAPQSDLAKNAVKHAVHGKK; from the coding sequence ATGCCCTATCCCATTTATCTTTATGATACCGATCAGGATGCTATAGGCTCCGGCAGCCTGTCATCAGCCAGCATTCGGCAACAGCTTGAAGCAGCCGGCGGTCAGGATGTAGAGCTGCATATCAGCTCGGCCGGAGGCTCCGCATTTGATGCCATTGCTATTTACGATTTGCTTAAAAAATATACAGGTCATGTTACTACTTACATTGATGCGCTGGCTGCATCGGCTGCCTCTATTGTAGCCATGGGTGGGCATACCATTGTAATGAGCAAATACGCGCTACTCATGATACACAAACCACTGGTTGATAGCGGTGGTAATGCCGATGAGTTGCTGAAAGATATTCAGATGCTCAACACCGTACAATCGCGCCTGGCACAAATTTATATAGACAAAACCGGGCTGGATGAAGTAACCATTCACAGCCTCATCAACGCCGTCACCTGGATGACGGCCGACCAGGCACTTGCCTTAGGCTTTATTGATCAGATAGAAGATTATCAAGCCACAGTTACCAACAGCGCACAACTTAAAAAATGTACCAGCACCGCTCCGGCTGTTTACCAGCGCTGCATTAATAAAATTTTAATTTCTCCTCATAATTCACCTCAACAAGCAATGAACATGCACAACACCGACCTTATTCAGAAAACCACCACTGTGCTGGATAAGATGATGAACTTTTTTAAAAAAGTAATGAACAAACAAACCATGACCGACAAAGGCCCTATTCACCACACCGGCGATTTGGATGCCGGCACCGAAGTTTACCAGGATGAAGACATGACCGAACCCGCAGTTGACGATGTGTACACCACAGCCGACGGCCAACAATTAACTACACAAGCAGGCAAAGTACAAACGGTAGCTCCTGCCAAACTGGCTGCTGAAGACGACGATGAAGATATGCCTGAAAGTAAGCTGAAAGGCAAAGTAAAATCGCACGAGGTAAAAAATAGCATAGCTGCTTTACGAGCAAAAATACATGCGCAAAATGCGCTGCTTAATGAAGCACGAACTGCATTGGAAACAGCCAACGCACACTTAAAGCAAACCCGTCATGAAATTAAAAACGAAATCAAATCTACCTTTACGCCCGAAGGCTCCAAACGCAGCAATAAGGCCAAAGCTGAAGCTCAGCCTTTTTTCGCGCCACAATCTGACTTAGCCAAAAATGCGGTAAAACATGCAGTTCATGGTAAAAAATAA
- a CDS encoding DUF6712 family protein: MIELNNNVTPASGWGIIAPSIFQQYEDISVNIKPERLKVFIKKAQELDLKPFLGHALYYELIKWFTADGILSDNMPPKYQDLYKGCTYTDPQGYEIIYEGLTPAMVYFTFARFIESNAVHYTPTGPVIKRYDNAEPLSASAIVKLVQQQRSIANAHVNEVEKFLLDKQADYPLWFFNSKNKSARQAGPRIRGIDRTDFNYPSGNNDAVNLNTLNNFLTDAY, translated from the coding sequence ATGATTGAGTTAAACAACAACGTTACTCCTGCGAGCGGGTGGGGAATCATTGCGCCTTCTATCTTTCAGCAATATGAAGATATTTCTGTCAACATTAAACCAGAGCGACTTAAAGTATTCATTAAAAAAGCACAGGAACTTGACCTGAAACCCTTTTTGGGCCACGCTTTATATTACGAATTAATTAAATGGTTTACAGCCGATGGTATATTAAGTGATAACATGCCACCCAAGTATCAGGACCTGTATAAAGGCTGCACCTATACCGATCCGCAAGGTTATGAAATTATCTATGAAGGTTTAACACCGGCAATGGTTTACTTCACTTTCGCCCGCTTTATTGAAAGCAATGCCGTGCACTATACGCCAACCGGACCAGTAATAAAGCGATATGATAATGCAGAGCCTTTAAGTGCTTCTGCCATTGTAAAGCTGGTACAGCAACAACGCAGTATAGCCAATGCCCATGTAAACGAAGTAGAGAAGTTTCTGCTTGATAAGCAGGCCGACTACCCTTTATGGTTTTTTAACAGTAAAAACAAAAGCGCCCGCCAAGCTGGCCCACGCATTCGCGGCATTGACCGTACTGATTTTAATTATCCATCTGGCAATAATGATGCGGTAAACCTAAACACACTTAACAACTTCCTGACTGATGCCTACTGA